Part of the Xanthomonas sp. SI genome is shown below.
GCAGTGGGCTGTCCGCGTGCGGATCGGCGGGCAAATCGGCAGGCGCTGGGATGGCGCCATGCGCTAGCGAGGCAGACAGCAGCAGTGCCAGGCACAGCGGCCAGGCGCACAGGCGGAGCAGGAGTAGGGGCATGGGCGATCCTTGGAAGAGCGCCCAGACTGCGCGGCGCTCACCGCCGCCGCGACTCAAAAGCGCCTGCGCGCGATGTTTTTCACGCGATGGGACGTTGCGTGCGGCGGTAGTCGCTGGGCGTGCGGCCGACGTAAGCGCGGAACACGCGGTTGAAGCTGGCCTTGGAGCCGAAGCCCACGCGCAGGGCGATGGCGAGCACATCGTCGTCGCCGGCCAGCAGCGCCTGCGCCTCGGCGATGCGCTGGCGGTTGAGGAACTCGCTGAAGCTCTGGCCCAGACCTTCGTTCAACGCCCGCGACAGGTAGTTGCTGTTGGTGCCCAGGCGCCGCGCCAGTTCGCCCAGGCTCAGCTCCGGCTCGCGCCACCAACCTTGCGCGGCGACCTGCGCGGCGAAGCGCTGGCCCAGCGCGGCCCAGTCCTTTTCCGTGCCTGCACCGGCGGTTGCGGTTGCGTCCGACTCGACCGGCTCGACGAACTCCACTGGCTCCACGGGCTGCGCCATCTCTGGCACAGCCGCCGTGGCGTCGGCCGCGCTCTGTGCCGATGCGCGCCGCGGATAGGCGACGCGCGCATGCCGCCAACCTTCCAGGCCCAGGTAGTACATCAGCAGCACCAGGCCCAGGTAGCGCGGGAATTCGTCGAAATAGGACAACGGCCGCAGCAGCCGATCGGTGACGGTGAACCCCAGCCGCAGCAGCACCAGCAGCGAGGCGGCGACCAGGAAACCGCGCAGCCAGGACAGCCGCAGTTCCTCGCGTGCGCCACTGTGCTGTTCCAGCCAGCGTTGATAGTCCAGGTACTGGCGCCAGGCCAGGCCCAGATAGATGGCGAGGGACAGCAGCACCAGCGCGTCCTGCGCCGGCTGCACCCAGGGCTGCTGGACCTGCGCGTCCCAGGCCCACTTGCGCGACAGCGGCCAGGTGAACAGCACGCTGTAGTAAAGGCCTTGCAGCGCCCCGGGCAGCAGATGGCAATACCAGTAGCGCGGCAGGCGCGCATGCGCCAGCTGGCGCACGTACATCCACACCAAGGGGCCGATCGCCAGCTCCCAGAAGAAGGGCGCGTAGGTCAGCTGCGGGTAGGCATCGTAGACGCCGGCGTAGCCGAGCGTGTACGGGGTGACCAGCGCCACCACCACCAACAGCAAGGCCGCCAGGCAGCGGTTGGCGCTGCGGTTGGCCGGGGCGAGCGACAGCAAGACCGCGCCCAGCACGCCGTGCAGGCTGCCGAGCAACAGGATGGTGCTCCACATGCCGAACTTGATCGGGGACATGCCGCAGGTTGCCGGGAACGGCGTACAGCATATCGCCAGTGCCACGATTGGGCCGGGTGTGTGCCTGCCGTACCGGCAGGCGCGCCTGGTCGAGGCGTAGCCGTCGTCGCTGCCTGACCAGAGGGTCTACGTGCGCGCGCGATGCGGAGACAGCATGGCTGGAGCACCTCGCGCGGCGCTTCGCGGCCTTCGTCGGTGAGTTGGAAGGTTCCCAGTGGATGCCGGGCGCCGGTGTCCTGGAAGATGCGCATGGCTTCGGCGGGGTCGATGTGCTGGGGCGCCATGAACCAGCGCGGCGCGTAGGCGCCGATGGGGATCAACGCCACATCGGGCGCGCCGTACCTGTCGCGGATCTCGCTAAAGATGGCGTCATCGCCGTAGCTGGTATCGCCGGCGAACAACGGTCAGGGCGGCAGCTCGCTGCGACAGTGCGCTGCGACAGGGTTTCATGGGAGATCGGACGCCAGCGTGGGCCATCAGCTGGATGGCTCTCCGCCCTTTGGGAGCAGTTCTCCAGCCATCTCGATTGCCTGCTCACGCGAAGCGGCAAGCAGTAGAGGGTAGCCCCAGAACTTGGCAAAAAGGACCGCAAATGCCTTGAAACCAAGACGTTTTGCCGAGTTGGGTTCGACCAGGATCATTGCCAGAACCAGCCTTCGCAATTCAAGCTTGTGCTTCTTCATCCACAGCGCGGTGCGTTTCTTTTCTTCCGGCGAGTGCTCATGGTCTTCAGCAGGCGCGGTATCGGTCAAGAGCACGAAGGGCTCCCCGCGCCGCAGATTTTCCTCGAGTTCGTCGAAGTCCTTCTCGTGATCATGTCCGGATTCTTGCGCAAAATTCATCCAGACCAAAGGGAAGTCAGAACTGTTCATCAACATGGCCGTTTCCTTTGTTTTTGATGTGCCGCCAAGTCGCCGCAATGGCGAACACGCCGGGCAACGTAATGAAGAACACTGCCGAAAAGGCAATGTGCCAACCGTCGCGCAACCCGTCGGAGATTCCCCCGATGGTATCCAGGACGACAAGCAAGCTGCCGAGGACCAGCGCAACCCACTGGGCCTTGCGGGTTCCGATCAGTGCGAGAAGCACCGTGACGATCCAGCAACCATAGAATGCGGAAAACATCCACAGTACGTTGGGCTCAAACGTAATCGCCGGTGTCGCTCCGTGCGCTCTCACAAAGTCGTTGACGTAAAAGAACAGCTGGAAGGTGACAAAAAGCACGGCGCCAGCGGCTGTCGTCAACCAGAACAAGGCAACCTTGTTTGCGTTGTTCACGGCCAGGTCTTGTGCGGGGCGTGGGGGAAACTGAAGGGGCATGGGAGCTGTCTCGGTAGTCAGTGGCGATATGTCTGAGAATTTCCAACGGCTGAAGCGTTCGCCTGAGCGCAAATCAATACCTGTAGTTCAGCGTCACCATCACGTTGCGTGGTGCGCCATAACCTACGGTGTCGAAATCGCCTTTCTGTAGCGCGTACTTCTTGTCGAAAACGTTGTTGACGTTGACGGCAACGTCGGTCTGCTTCGTGATGGAGTAACGCCCCATCAGTGATGCCAGGGCATAAGACCCCTGTTCCCCGCCCAACGAACTGGTGCCAGTGTTGGGCGCCTGGTAGAAGCGGCTTTGCCATTTGACGCCTCCGCCCAGCGTCAACTTGTTCCACTCTCCGGGCAACTGGTAGGTGCTGAAAAGCTGGGTCGTGGTGCGCGGCAGTTGCGAATTCAAGCGGACGCCATCGCCATCCTGCGCGGTGAAATGGGCGATCCCCGCGTAGATGTTCCAGCCGCGCGCCAGTTCGCCCTGCAGGTCCAGCTCGATCCCGCGCGACTTCGTCCCATCCGAGCCTGTATAGGCTTGGGCACCACTTGGCGTATAGGTTCCTGCGACTATCTGTGCAGCGTTGTCCAGTTCGGTGTCGAACAAGGCTACCGACGCATTCAGACGCCCGTCCA
Proteins encoded:
- a CDS encoding AraC family transcriptional regulator, producing MWSTILLLGSLHGVLGAVLLSLAPANRSANRCLAALLLVVVALVTPYTLGYAGVYDAYPQLTYAPFFWELAIGPLVWMYVRQLAHARLPRYWYCHLLPGALQGLYYSVLFTWPLSRKWAWDAQVQQPWVQPAQDALVLLSLAIYLGLAWRQYLDYQRWLEQHSGAREELRLSWLRGFLVAASLLVLLRLGFTVTDRLLRPLSYFDEFPRYLGLVLLMYYLGLEGWRHARVAYPRRASAQSAADATAAVPEMAQPVEPVEFVEPVESDATATAGAGTEKDWAALGQRFAAQVAAQGWWREPELSLGELARRLGTNSNYLSRALNEGLGQSFSEFLNRQRIAEAQALLAGDDDVLAIALRVGFGSKASFNRVFRAYVGRTPSDYRRTQRPIA